CGCGCCAGCACGTTTTTCATGGCGCGGGGCCATGCCCATGGCACTGGTCGCCCTAGCTGTGGGGTTGCTGTGGGCTTGGTCACTGCAGAATTGGACCAACGACCCCAACCCCTGGATGGATGGCAGCCTTTCAGCCGCTGCCCTTTTGGCACAACTTTGGACAGCGCGGCGTTACCGTGCCAGTTGGATCCTTTGGGCTGTGATCGACTGTTTTGACGCTGGCCTTTTCGTGCTGCGCGGGCTTTACGTCACGGCTGCCCTGCATTTGGCCTATGTGGCCATGGCCGCCTATGGCTGGGCGCTGTGGCATGAAGCGCCCAGGGACACTGCCCCTTGAAGGGACATCACCCACCATGGGCCCAGTGTCAGCGCTGCGTTAAAAGAGCTGGTCCCTTTCACTGACCAGAGGTCAGGCGGTCCATTTCCTCTGGCGTCAAGCGTTGGACGCGAATGGCCTTGCCAGCAGGGTTGTAATAAATCACGGCATCGCCGCGGCGTTCAGCATAACCATCAGGCTCGCCCGTTTTCTTATTGAACACCAGGCGGTCGCGCTCTGGCTGAACAGTGATGCGGTCCCCACGCGGCACATAGTGGAACATGCTGAAATCCACATAATGGTGCGGCAGCTTGGAATGCTTGTACAGCTGGTTCAGGGTTGGGCCTTTGGAAGGATCCGCAAACAGTGAATCAGCCTGGGCCGCAGGGGCAAGCGCTGTCATGGCCATGACAGCCGCAAGGGCGGAAAACAGTTTCATCCGGGTGGTCATGAAAGCACATCCTCATGTCTGCTTCGGGTGGGAATGGTGATAGCAGCCAAGGCAGGCCAAGGTAGCAGCCTGCCACGCCGCTTCAGGGTGTTGGGGATGGCAGGTGGCGTGATTGGCGTGCTGCCTGGTGCAGGCTGCCAGGCATCTCACTACCTGATACTTTATCAGGCAGGGCGGCAGAAGGCTGGTTTTGCTCCACCCTGCTCTGCTTGGGGGCACTATCAGCAGGCGGCTGCGGTTCCCAAGGCAGGGACTTCTTCGTCCAGCCGCCTCCAAGGGCGCGGTAAAGCGTGATGCTGTTCTGCAGTCGCGCCCCCTTGATGTAGATCACATATTCCCTGGACTGGAAGGCGCTGCGCTGATTGACCAAAGTGGGCAGGAAACTGTCAATGCCCGCTTTGTAACGCATAACGGAAAGCTTGTAAGCGTCATCAGTGTGACCGGCCATGGCTTCTACCCGCGCTTCCTCACGCTTGTAAGCCCCACGGGAGGTTAAGCTGTCTGAAACCTCCCTGAAAGCCGTCTGAACCGCTTTCTGGTAATTGGCGATGGCTTGGCGCTTTTCAGCCTTGGCGCTTTCAAGATTGCCCTCATTCACGCCCCATGTCAGCAACGGGATGTTCACGCCAGGGGAAATGCCCCAGGTCTCTGCCATGTTGGTGAACAGCTGGTGGAATTTCAACGATGAGGTGCCCTCATTGGCCGTCAGGGTGAATTTGGGGAAAAAGGCGGCGCGCGCCGCCCCCACCATGGCGTTGGCGCCCATCAAGGTATGCTCAGCAGCCCTGATGTCTGGGCGCTGCACCAGAAGGTCTGATGGGAAGCCAGCTGGCAGATCGCTGTCTGTGATTTGCTGGCCATAAGGCAGCGGTGGCGGCAAATCCTTGGGCAACGGCATGCCTACGATGAGCTGGATGGCGTGCTCATCCTGCGCAACGGCGCTTTCCAAACTTGGCACGCTAGCGGCTGCCTCCTCATAGGAGCTGGCGGCCTCTGAAAGGGCCAGATTGTTCTCCTGCCCCTGGTCAAAGCGTGCTTTGGTCAGCTTAAGGGTTTCAAGTGTGCTGGCGGCTGTGGCTCTGGAAAGCTTGAGTTGTTCCCGGTCCATCAACCAGCGGATGTAATCGCTGGCCAACTCCGAAACAGTGGTGAGCCACAGCGTGCGGAGGTTCTCCAGCTGGCTCAGGGCCTGTTCACGCTGATAGGCGGAGAGGTTGCGGATGCGCCCCCAGACGTCCACCTCATAGCTCGAGAAGCCAATGGATTCCTGGTAATAATGCAGGAGGGGGATGGCCTGGCGGCCATTCTGGGCCTTGTCGCTGCCAGGCGCAAAGGAGAAACCAGCCGTGTTGGAAGGGTCCATGTATTCAGCGTTGGCCCCTACGCTGATAAGTGGCAACAGGGCGGCGTTCTGCACCCGGTACTGTCCGCGCGCGCTCGTCACGGCCTGCATCTGGGCGGCCAAGCTGCGGTTGTTGTGGAGCGTCAGCTCAATGAGCTTTTGCAGGCGCGGGTCCTTGAAGAAATCCTCCCACCCCAGGTTGGCGGCAATAGGGTGAGGATGGGCCGCCTGCTGAGCGGCTGTTTTGGCGTCCCCCTTCACGCCGCTGTCCTCAGGCCAGACCATGGGCACAGCTGGCGCGGGACGCTTGTAATCAGGCGCCATGTCACATCCAGCAAGCCCCCATGGCGCCACCGTGAAAGCAGCCAGCAACAGGGCGAGCCTCTGGCCTTTTCCCGAAAAGCCTTGGTGAGTGGCGCCTGGGCGTGGCAAACGCCTTCCCCTGATGGTGCGAAAACGGTTCATGCTGCGCTCCCGGGGTTGGGGTTTGCCTTGGATGCCTTGTCAGCGGCCAAGGCCTTATCAAGCTCCGCCTGCTGGGCAGCGCGCACGTCTGCAAGGCGTTTGACTTTAAACAAGCGCAGCACGACCACATAGAAGACAGGGATGAAGTAAATGGCCAGTGAGGTGGCCGACAACATGCCGCCCGTCACGCATGTGCCAATGGCACGGCGGGCGGCGGAGCCAGCACCCGTGGCCACAGCCAACGGCAACACACCCAGAACAAAAGCGATGGACGTCATCAAAATGGGGCGCAGGCGCTGGTGGGCGGCTTTCAGAACGGCTACCTCCAACGTGTCGCCTTGTTCATAGAAAGCCTGGGCGAACTCCACAATGAGAATGGCGTTCTTGACGGACAGCCCCACCGTGGTCAGCAGCCCGACCTGGAAATAGACATCGTTGGCGTAGCCGCGCAGTAAGGTCGCCAAAATGGCGCCGACAACGCCAAGCGGCAGCACCAGAATGACCGCGAAAGGAATGGCCCAGTTTTCGTAAAGGCCAGCAAGACACAGCAAAATGACGATGGCTGAGAGCATGTAAAGTGGCCCAATGGACCCGCTGGAGGCCACCTCCTCATAGGAGAGGCCCGTCCACTGGTAGCCAATGCCGTGCGGCATCTGGGCCAGGAGGCGCTTCATGATGGCCATAGCCGTGCCTGAGCTCACGCCTGGCGCAGGCTGGCCCTGAATTTCGAAGGAGGCGTAGCCATTGTAGTTCTCCACCTTCTGTGGGCCCACAATCCAGTTGCCACGCGCGAAGGTGTTGAAAGGCACCATGTCCCCGCTGAGGTTGCGCAGGTACCACTGCCCCAAATCCTGAGGCAGCATACGCGAAGCCTCGCCACCTTGGATGTAGACTTGCTTCACGCGGCCAGCGCGTAGGAACTGGTTGACGTAAATGGAACCGAACGCACCATTGATGGTGCTGTTGATCTGGGCGTTATCAACGCCCTGCGCATTGGCCTGCGCCCTGTTGATGAGGAGCTTGTACTGGGGCGCGTCCTCCATGCCTAGTGGGCGGACAGCCTGCAGCGCCGGCACCTGGGCTGCCGCATAGATCAACATGTTGCGCGCCTTCAGGAAGTCCTCGTGGCTCATGTTGGAGCGGTTCTCCAGCTCCAGGTCAAAGCCAGTGGCATTGCCCAGCTCAAGCACCGCTGGCGGATTGATGGCGTAGATCTGCGCTTC
The sequence above is drawn from the Formicincola oecophyllae genome and encodes:
- a CDS encoding efflux transporter outer membrane subunit — its product is MNRFRTIRGRRLPRPGATHQGFSGKGQRLALLLAAFTVAPWGLAGCDMAPDYKRPAPAVPMVWPEDSGVKGDAKTAAQQAAHPHPIAANLGWEDFFKDPRLQKLIELTLHNNRSLAAQMQAVTSARGQYRVQNAALLPLISVGANAEYMDPSNTAGFSFAPGSDKAQNGRQAIPLLHYYQESIGFSSYEVDVWGRIRNLSAYQREQALSQLENLRTLWLTTVSELASDYIRWLMDREQLKLSRATAASTLETLKLTKARFDQGQENNLALSEAASSYEEAAASVPSLESAVAQDEHAIQLIVGMPLPKDLPPPLPYGQQITDSDLPAGFPSDLLVQRPDIRAAEHTLMGANAMVGAARAAFFPKFTLTANEGTSSLKFHQLFTNMAETWGISPGVNIPLLTWGVNEGNLESAKAEKRQAIANYQKAVQTAFREVSDSLTSRGAYKREEARVEAMAGHTDDAYKLSVMRYKAGIDSFLPTLVNQRSAFQSREYVIYIKGARLQNSITLYRALGGGWTKKSLPWEPQPPADSAPKQSRVEQNQPSAALPDKVSGSEMPGSLHQAARQSRHLPSPTP